The following are encoded in a window of Candidatus Fluviicola riflensis genomic DNA:
- the fabF gene encoding beta-ketoacyl-[acyl-carrier-protein] synthase II, protein MTRRVVVTGIGALSPIGNDVETFWSNMVAGKSGAAAITKFDTSKFKTTFACELKGFDPKAHFDVKEIRKYDPFSQYALVAVDQAVKDGNIDFEQLNKDRIGVIWGSGNGGIQTFQDQMIEYCEGDGTPRFTPFFIPRILVDIASGIISIKYGLRGVNFCPVSACATSNTAIIEAFNYIKWGKANMVITGGSEAAITQSAIGGFSSAQALSKRNEEPEKASRPFDTDRDGFVMGEGAGALILEELEHAQARGAKIYGEIVGGGHAADAYHLTGTHPEGDGAVLGMEEAMREAGITANDIDYINMHATSTSQGDMSELIAAKRVFGERKSLSISGTKSMTGHLLGAAGAIEAIACIKALETGIVPPTINTENIEPEFADLFDFPLGKGVKKDLTYAMSNTFGFGGHIASVVMKKWSE, encoded by the coding sequence ATGACTCGTCGCGTTGTAGTTACAGGAATCGGAGCGCTTTCTCCAATCGGAAACGATGTTGAAACCTTCTGGAGCAATATGGTTGCCGGCAAAAGCGGTGCCGCTGCCATCACCAAATTTGATACTTCCAAATTCAAAACAACTTTCGCCTGCGAGCTGAAGGGTTTTGATCCGAAAGCGCATTTCGATGTAAAGGAAATCCGCAAATACGATCCGTTTTCACAATATGCCCTTGTCGCAGTAGATCAGGCCGTAAAAGACGGTAATATCGATTTCGAACAACTCAACAAAGACCGCATTGGCGTAATTTGGGGTTCGGGAAACGGTGGAATCCAAACGTTCCAGGACCAGATGATCGAATATTGTGAAGGCGACGGAACTCCGCGTTTTACACCGTTTTTCATACCAAGAATTTTGGTCGATATCGCATCGGGAATCATCTCGATCAAGTACGGCTTGCGCGGTGTGAATTTTTGCCCGGTCTCGGCTTGTGCCACTTCCAATACTGCTATCATTGAAGCGTTTAACTATATCAAGTGGGGAAAAGCCAATATGGTGATTACCGGTGGTTCTGAAGCAGCGATTACGCAATCGGCAATCGGAGGATTTTCTTCGGCTCAGGCGCTTTCAAAACGCAACGAGGAACCGGAAAAAGCTTCCCGTCCGTTTGATACAGACCGCGATGGTTTTGTAATGGGCGAAGGTGCCGGAGCTTTGATTTTAGAGGAATTGGAGCATGCTCAGGCTCGCGGAGCGAAAATCTACGGCGAAATCGTTGGTGGTGGCCACGCTGCAGATGCTTATCATCTTACGGGAACACATCCTGAAGGTGACGGCGCTGTATTGGGAATGGAAGAAGCCATGCGCGAAGCAGGAATTACGGCTAACGATATCGATTACATCAACATGCACGCTACTTCTACATCACAAGGCGATATGAGTGAATTGATCGCGGCAAAACGCGTGTTTGGTGAACGAAAATCATTGAGCATTTCAGGAACCAAATCCATGACAGGACACTTGTTGGGCGCGGCCGGAGCAATCGAAGCCATTGCCTGCATTAAAGCACTGGAAACGGGAATCGTTCCACCAACTATCAATACGGAAAACATCGAACCCGAATTTGCGGATTTGTTTGATTTCCCACTTGGAAAAGGTGTGAAAAAAGACCTTACGTATGCGATGAGCAATACCTTCGGTTTCGGAGGACACATTGCATCGGTGGTAATGAAAAAATGGAGCGAATAA
- the sufD gene encoding Fe-S cluster assembly protein SufD, with protein sequence MNLETIIPEMAASVNWKLEGKHLLSKELQKKALSILENTTFPTTRTEAWKYTRLAKIRNGNFVAQQTQLNSNRHQIDPNSVSIVFVNGHFAANLSSTQFPDGIKLLALSQMEPTELNVLGTNLPLDGELFNAFNTAYATDGIYLHISANMHIEPVIEITHIITGNSSIAHVRNVIIAEAFSKVHIIQHYVAENANACFTNVVTEVSVAKNAFLTIDKLQYEDESCFTIATEEVTQAADSNFTINTITLNGGLVRNNLNIAVKGNNCETHLNGAYILKGNQHVDNHTVVDHKVAHCVSNELYKGVIDEKATAVFNGKVFVRKDAQKINAFQSNGNVLLSDDATVNSKPELEIYADDVKCSHGSTTGQLDEEAVFYLRARGIGEKAARQLMVGAFVGDVFGKLTNEAVKLRVDKLLKERFEWDF encoded by the coding sequence ATGAATTTAGAAACGATTATCCCGGAAATGGCTGCCAGTGTGAATTGGAAACTTGAAGGAAAGCACCTCTTGTCGAAAGAGTTGCAAAAAAAAGCTCTTTCGATTCTGGAAAACACTACTTTTCCTACTACGAGAACGGAAGCCTGGAAATATACCCGTCTGGCAAAAATTCGGAATGGCAATTTTGTTGCACAGCAAACACAACTAAATTCAAACCGTCATCAGATCGATCCGAATTCTGTTTCGATCGTCTTTGTAAACGGTCATTTTGCCGCAAATCTTTCTTCAACCCAATTCCCCGACGGAATCAAACTATTGGCGCTTTCGCAAATGGAACCGACGGAACTTAACGTTTTGGGAACTAACCTGCCTTTGGACGGAGAATTATTTAATGCATTTAATACTGCTTACGCTACTGACGGTATTTATTTACACATTTCAGCAAACATGCATATTGAACCGGTTATTGAAATCACCCACATCATTACCGGAAATTCTTCGATTGCACATGTAAGAAACGTTATTATCGCCGAAGCATTTTCCAAAGTGCACATTATTCAGCATTATGTCGCCGAGAATGCCAACGCTTGTTTTACGAATGTTGTGACTGAAGTTTCCGTTGCCAAAAACGCCTTTTTAACGATCGATAAATTGCAATACGAAGACGAATCGTGCTTCACTATTGCTACTGAAGAAGTAACGCAAGCGGCAGATTCCAATTTCACGATCAATACCATTACACTCAATGGCGGATTGGTACGCAACAATTTAAACATTGCCGTGAAAGGCAATAATTGTGAAACACATCTGAATGGCGCTTATATTCTAAAAGGAAATCAACACGTTGATAATCACACGGTAGTAGATCATAAAGTCGCTCATTGTGTTTCCAACGAATTGTATAAAGGTGTTATTGATGAAAAAGCAACCGCAGTATTCAACGGGAAGGTTTTCGTACGAAAAGATGCTCAGAAAATCAATGCGTTTCAGTCGAACGGAAATGTTTTGCTCAGCGATGATGCAACTGTTAACTCAAAACCGGAACTGGAAATTTATGCCGATGATGTGAAATGTTCACACGGTTCAACTACCGGTCAACTTGATGAAGAAGCTGTTTTTTATCTCAGAGCACGTGGTATTGGTGAAAAGGCCGCCCGCCAGTTAATGGTAGGTGCGTTTGTAGGTGATGTTTTCGGGAAATTGACAAATGAAGCAGTGAAGCTGCGAGTTGACAAATTGTTAAAGGAGCGGTTTGAGTGGGATTTTTAA
- a CDS encoding 23S rRNA pseudouridine synthase F (catalyzes the synthesis of pseudouridine from U-2604 in the 23S ribosomal RNA) translates to MESVRLNKFISESGLCSRREADKFIEQGAVFINGRKAVIGDQVKPGDRVRVNGNEIEPMEAEDVIFIALNKPPGVTSTTDEGVRDNIVQFVHHYKRIFPIGRLDKDSQGLIFLTNNGDLVNKILRAGNNHEKEYVVTVDKPLTESVIQRMATGVPMLGVVTRKCKVTMESPTIFRITLIQGLNRQIRRMCEYFGYEVLKLERVRIMNVSLKGLAVGDWRDLTETELKTIYSLLETSESTAPPKTAPKKPYKPSGPANSNRPKSTAGNKPGGFRSGKPGAKTTGNNPDNRRGKTTGGPKKGGRKKSR, encoded by the coding sequence ATGGAATCAGTACGACTGAATAAATTCATCAGTGAAAGCGGTTTGTGTTCCAGACGCGAAGCCGATAAGTTTATTGAACAGGGAGCAGTGTTTATCAACGGCAGAAAAGCCGTAATCGGCGACCAGGTAAAACCCGGCGATCGTGTGCGGGTCAACGGAAACGAGATCGAACCGATGGAAGCCGAAGATGTGATTTTCATTGCTTTGAATAAACCTCCGGGCGTCACTTCCACTACCGATGAGGGCGTTCGAGACAACATTGTACAATTTGTACATCATTACAAACGCATTTTCCCCATCGGGCGATTGGACAAAGATTCCCAAGGCCTGATTTTCCTTACCAACAACGGTGATTTGGTCAACAAGATCCTACGCGCCGGGAACAATCACGAAAAAGAATACGTGGTGACGGTCGACAAACCGCTTACCGAAAGTGTGATTCAGCGTATGGCCACCGGTGTTCCGATGCTGGGAGTCGTTACCCGTAAGTGTAAGGTCACGATGGAAAGTCCGACCATTTTTCGTATCACGCTGATCCAGGGATTGAACCGCCAGATTCGCCGTATGTGCGAATATTTCGGGTACGAAGTACTGAAACTGGAGCGTGTGCGCATCATGAATGTTTCCCTGAAAGGTTTGGCTGTAGGCGATTGGCGTGATTTAACGGAAACCGAATTAAAAACGATTTACTCGCTTTTGGAAACTTCCGAATCAACCGCTCCGCCCAAAACAGCTCCGAAAAAACCGTATAAACCAAGTGGTCCAGCCAATTCCAACAGGCCCAAAAGCACTGCCGGCAACAAACCGGGCGGATTTCGTTCAGGAAAACCTGGAGCGAAAACCACAGGAAACAATCCGGACAACCGCAGAGGAAAAACCACCGGTGGACCGAAAAAAGGCGGACGAAAAAAAAGCAGGTAA
- a CDS encoding cadherin — protein MKQLLTFVLLSLFSVSISFSQTISLQSFATGFTRPVEIAHPVNDSRLFVVEQAGRIKVVNSNGSVNPVLFLDLTSEVEFVNTPGSEQGLLGLTFHPDYANNGFFYVNYTRAGDGATIVARYSVSADPNVASTTETVLMTIDQPYSNHNGGTIKFGPDGYLYIGMGDGGSGGDPGDRAQDTTENLGKMLRIDVNSGSPYGIPPNNPFVGVAGNDEIWSIGMRNPWKFSFNRLNDDLWIADVGQYEVEEINKIPSPIPNTGLNFGWRCYEGNTNFDLSSGDCPAYASTVDPFTQYTHSGTGGCSVTGGYYYTGSLYPAFAGKYFFADYCTRKIGTVTDGGTVTWTSAFANSITTFGEDMNGELYVTGGGTVFKVVDETAEVNEFSLNGLSVSPNPSTEEFTITNQQKLQLTKATLVDMSGKEVLTHNLENTPSNTISTVNLFSGFYMLSVEDVNGNSYQTKVLKQ, from the coding sequence ATGAAACAACTTTTGACTTTTGTTTTGTTGAGCTTGTTTTCAGTCTCAATAAGTTTTTCTCAAACAATTTCCCTGCAATCATTTGCAACCGGATTTACCCGTCCGGTAGAAATTGCTCATCCGGTTAACGATTCCCGGTTGTTCGTAGTAGAACAAGCCGGCAGAATCAAAGTGGTAAACTCAAACGGATCGGTGAACCCCGTTCTTTTTCTCGATCTCACTTCAGAGGTTGAATTTGTTAATACTCCCGGAAGTGAGCAGGGATTATTAGGTCTGACCTTTCATCCGGATTATGCCAACAATGGGTTTTTCTATGTGAATTACACGCGTGCTGGCGACGGTGCTACTATTGTTGCCCGTTACTCGGTTTCCGCTGACCCGAATGTGGCCAGTACAACAGAAACGGTTTTGATGACGATTGATCAACCGTATTCCAATCACAATGGTGGAACAATCAAATTCGGCCCCGACGGTTATTTGTATATCGGAATGGGCGATGGTGGTTCTGGTGGCGATCCGGGCGACAGAGCACAGGATACTACGGAGAATTTAGGGAAAATGCTGCGCATTGATGTGAATTCAGGTTCACCTTATGGAATTCCTCCAAATAATCCGTTTGTAGGTGTCGCAGGGAATGATGAAATCTGGTCGATCGGAATGCGTAACCCGTGGAAATTCTCATTTAACCGGTTAAACGACGATTTGTGGATCGCTGACGTTGGTCAGTATGAAGTTGAAGAAATCAATAAAATTCCAAGCCCGATCCCAAATACAGGGTTGAATTTCGGATGGCGTTGTTACGAAGGAAATACCAACTTTGATTTATCTTCCGGGGATTGTCCTGCTTACGCATCAACCGTAGATCCGTTTACTCAATACACGCATTCCGGAACCGGTGGTTGTTCAGTTACAGGAGGTTATTATTACACGGGAAGTTTGTATCCGGCTTTTGCGGGTAAATATTTCTTTGCCGATTATTGTACACGAAAAATAGGAACGGTGACCGATGGTGGAACTGTTACGTGGACTTCTGCTTTTGCGAATTCGATTACCACTTTCGGAGAAGATATGAATGGTGAATTGTATGTAACAGGTGGCGGTACCGTGTTTAAGGTGGTTGATGAAACAGCAGAGGTAAATGAGTTTTCATTAAATGGACTTAGCGTTTCTCCGAATCCGTCAACAGAGGAATTTACGATCACCAACCAACAGAAATTACAATTGACAAAAGCAACGTTGGTTGATATGTCGGGGAAAGAAGTGTTGACACACAATCTTGAAAACACACCTTCCAACACGATTTCTACCGTGAATCTTTTCAGCGGATTCTACATGCTTTCTGTTGAAGATGTGAATGGAAACAGTTACCAAACAAAGGTGTTAAAGCAATAA
- the sufC gene encoding Fe-S cluster assembly ATPase SufC, with protein sequence MLKIKNLHASIDGKEILKGLTLEVKAGEVHAIMGPNGAGKSTLASVLAGREEYEITEGSVDFEGKDLLDMATEDRAREGLFLAFQYPVEIPGVSNVNFLRTALNEIREYNGQEQISAKDFMALVREKSAIVELDAKLASRSVNEGFSGGEKKRNEIFQMAMLDPKLAILDETDSGLDIDALRIVANGVNTLKSDKNATIVITHYQRLLDYIIPDFVHVLYDGKIVKSGPKELALELEEKGYDWIKAEFQH encoded by the coding sequence ATGTTAAAAATCAAAAATTTACACGCGTCGATTGACGGGAAAGAGATATTAAAAGGATTGACCCTTGAGGTAAAAGCAGGTGAAGTACACGCTATCATGGGGCCGAATGGTGCCGGAAAAAGTACGTTGGCATCTGTATTAGCCGGTCGCGAAGAATACGAAATCACCGAAGGATCAGTTGATTTTGAAGGAAAAGATTTGTTGGACATGGCTACTGAAGACCGTGCCCGCGAAGGATTGTTTCTGGCATTTCAATATCCGGTAGAAATTCCGGGTGTATCGAACGTGAACTTTCTACGTACCGCTTTGAATGAAATCAGAGAATACAACGGTCAGGAACAAATTTCTGCAAAAGATTTCATGGCGTTGGTCCGTGAAAAATCGGCTATCGTAGAATTGGACGCTAAATTAGCAAGTCGCTCTGTGAACGAAGGTTTTTCAGGAGGTGAGAAAAAACGAAACGAAATTTTCCAAATGGCGATGCTAGATCCGAAACTGGCTATTCTGGATGAAACCGATTCAGGCTTGGATATTGATGCTTTACGGATCGTTGCCAACGGTGTAAACACTCTTAAATCAGACAAAAACGCTACAATCGTAATTACTCACTATCAACGATTGCTGGATTATATCATTCCCGATTTTGTACACGTTTTATACGATGGAAAAATCGTGAAATCAGGTCCGAAAGAATTGGCTTTGGAGCTTGAGGAAAAAGGATATGACTGGATCAAAGCCGAATTTCAACACTAA
- a CDS encoding cysteine desulfurase CsdA, with translation MGLVEKRKFSVREIRQDFPALRQQIYGKNLIYFDNGATSQKPQLVLDAINQYYSKNNANIHRGVHFMSQQATSEYEMSREYIKSFINAEKQEEIIFTKGTTDGINLVAYSYGSLLSAGDEILISAMEHHSNIVPWQLLCERKGLILKVIPINSRGELKLDVYEELLSDKTKLVAVTHISNTLGTINPLKIIIDKAHATGAKVLVDGAQSIQHTKVDVQDLDCDFFVFSGHKVFGPTGIGVLYGKEDLLDKMPPYQGGGDMIAKVTFERSTYNELPFKFEAGTPHIAGGICLGTALQYLNQFNIEDVEQYERSLADYAQDLISTFEGVKIIGTAKDKTSVVSFHVDGLHPFDIGTLLDKQGIAVRTGHHCTQPLMDIFKIPGTIRASFAFYNTREEIDTFIAAVEKSISMLR, from the coding sequence ATGGGTCTAGTAGAAAAACGAAAATTCAGCGTACGAGAAATCAGACAGGATTTTCCGGCGTTACGCCAACAGATATACGGTAAGAACCTCATTTATTTTGATAATGGTGCTACCTCGCAAAAACCACAGCTGGTGCTGGATGCGATCAATCAATATTACAGTAAGAACAACGCGAATATTCACCGTGGTGTGCACTTTATGAGTCAGCAGGCGACTTCTGAATATGAAATGTCGAGGGAATACATCAAATCGTTTATCAACGCTGAAAAACAGGAAGAAATTATTTTCACCAAAGGAACAACCGACGGTATAAACCTGGTGGCTTATTCTTACGGATCGTTGCTTTCTGCGGGAGATGAAATTCTCATTTCTGCCATGGAGCACCATTCCAATATCGTTCCGTGGCAATTGCTATGCGAACGAAAAGGCTTGATTTTAAAGGTGATTCCGATAAATAGCCGCGGAGAATTAAAACTCGATGTGTACGAAGAATTGCTTTCCGATAAAACAAAATTGGTGGCCGTAACGCATATTTCGAATACGCTCGGCACGATCAATCCGTTGAAAATAATCATTGATAAAGCCCACGCAACCGGAGCGAAAGTATTGGTAGATGGCGCGCAGAGTATTCAGCACACGAAAGTAGATGTGCAGGACCTCGACTGTGATTTCTTTGTTTTTTCCGGGCACAAGGTATTCGGACCTACCGGAATCGGTGTTTTGTACGGAAAAGAAGATTTGCTTGATAAAATGCCGCCTTACCAGGGTGGTGGTGATATGATTGCAAAAGTGACGTTTGAGCGTTCTACTTACAACGAATTACCATTTAAGTTTGAAGCAGGAACGCCACACATTGCCGGTGGAATCTGCCTTGGAACAGCATTGCAATACCTCAACCAATTCAATATTGAAGACGTAGAGCAATACGAACGCAGCCTGGCAGATTATGCCCAGGACCTGATCTCGACGTTTGAAGGCGTAAAAATTATCGGTACGGCAAAAGATAAAACAAGTGTGGTGTCTTTTCACGTTGATGGACTTCATCCGTTCGATATCGGAACTTTACTTGATAAACAAGGAATCGCAGTACGAACCGGACATCATTGTACACAACCCTTAATGGATATTTTCAAGATCCCGGGAACAATCCGCGCTTCGTTTGCTTTTTACAATACCCGCGAAGAAATAGACACGTTCATAGCTGCTGTGGAAAAAAGTATCAGCATGTTGCGTTAA
- a CDS encoding Fe-S metabolism protein SufE, which produces MTLEEKQQEIVSEFSLFDDWMEKYEYIIDLGKDLPLIDPAKKTDDRLIEGCQSKVWLDAAIEGDKMHLTADSDAIITKGIIGLLVRVLDGESPENVATANLHFIEDIGLAEHLSPTRANGLLSMVKKIKILALTALA; this is translated from the coding sequence ATGACTTTAGAAGAAAAACAGCAGGAAATAGTATCGGAATTCTCCTTATTCGATGATTGGATGGAGAAGTACGAATACATCATCGATCTGGGCAAAGATCTGCCGCTGATTGATCCTGCCAAAAAAACGGATGATCGCCTGATTGAAGGTTGTCAGTCAAAAGTGTGGCTCGACGCCGCGATAGAAGGCGATAAAATGCACCTTACGGCCGATTCGGATGCCATCATTACAAAAGGAATCATTGGGTTGCTGGTTCGCGTACTTGACGGCGAAAGTCCTGAGAATGTAGCAACAGCCAATCTGCATTTCATCGAAGACATCGGTTTGGCAGAACACCTCTCGCCTACCCGCGCGAATGGATTGTTAAGCATGGTGAAAAAAATTAAAATACTGGCGTTAACCGCCTTAGCGTAA
- the rfbB gene encoding dTDP-glucose 4,6-dehydratase has translation MNILVTGGAGFIGSHLVRLLVNKYPNYRIITFDALTYAGNLSNLADLKNAPNHVFVKGDIVNQEDVRNVLKHYEITDIIHLAAESHVDRSIEGPIPFVTTNVLGTVNLMEEAKNYWKELSGHTFYHVSTDEVFGSLNKEGFFTEETAYDPRSPYSASKAASDHFVSAYFHTYGLEIKRSNCSNNYGSHHHPEKLIPLMINNILNRKPLPVYGEGVNVRDWLWVEDHVQAIDLIFHKGKVGCNYNIGGWNEWQNIELVKELCSIMDELLDRNPGESAQLVTFVKDRAGHDHRYAIDATKLHHELGWKPSITFEEGLRKTVKWYLDNQAWVKEVTSGSYRDYYKKMYGKN, from the coding sequence ATGAATATTCTCGTTACCGGTGGTGCCGGATTTATCGGTTCACATCTTGTTCGTTTGTTGGTCAACAAATACCCCAACTATCGCATTATCACGTTCGATGCACTGACGTATGCCGGTAATTTGTCTAACCTGGCAGATCTGAAGAACGCACCGAACCATGTGTTTGTGAAAGGCGATATTGTCAATCAGGAAGATGTTCGCAATGTGTTGAAACACTACGAAATCACAGATATTATTCATTTGGCTGCAGAATCGCACGTTGACCGGTCGATTGAAGGACCAATACCTTTTGTAACAACCAACGTGCTGGGAACTGTCAACCTGATGGAAGAAGCCAAAAATTACTGGAAAGAGCTTTCCGGTCATACGTTTTACCATGTTTCAACCGATGAAGTATTCGGGTCGCTGAACAAGGAAGGATTTTTCACCGAAGAAACGGCTTATGACCCGCGCAGTCCGTATTCGGCATCGAAAGCAGCCTCGGACCATTTTGTGAGCGCTTATTTTCATACTTACGGGTTGGAGATCAAGCGTTCGAATTGCTCCAATAATTATGGCAGCCATCACCATCCGGAAAAGCTGATTCCGTTGATGATCAACAATATTTTAAACCGAAAGCCACTTCCCGTTTATGGTGAAGGCGTGAATGTACGCGATTGGTTGTGGGTGGAAGATCACGTGCAGGCTATCGACCTTATTTTTCATAAGGGAAAAGTTGGTTGCAACTATAATATCGGCGGCTGGAATGAGTGGCAAAACATTGAGCTGGTGAAGGAATTGTGTTCGATTATGGATGAATTACTGGATCGAAATCCGGGCGAAAGCGCACAACTGGTCACGTTTGTAAAAGATCGCGCCGGACACGATCACCGTTATGCAATCGATGCTACCAAATTACATCATGAATTGGGCTGGAAACCAAGTATCACCTTCGAAGAAGGCCTCCGCAAAACCGTGAAATGGTACCTCGACAACCAGGCTTGGGTCAAGGAAGTTACTTCGGGTAGTTACCGCGATTATTATAAGAAAATGTACGGAAAAAATTAA
- a CDS encoding SUF system Fe-S cluster assembly protein, giving the protein MEAIEDKIVAILKTIYDPEIPVDIYELGLIYEVQINKEGHVDIDMTLTSPNCPVAESLPKDVREKVESVEGVTSAEIHIVFDPPWDKDMMSEEAKLELGFL; this is encoded by the coding sequence ATGGAAGCAATAGAAGATAAAATAGTTGCCATACTCAAAACCATTTACGACCCTGAAATTCCGGTTGATATCTACGAATTGGGACTCATTTACGAAGTTCAGATCAACAAGGAAGGCCATGTGGATATTGATATGACGCTGACATCACCCAATTGTCCGGTTGCCGAATCGCTGCCAAAAGATGTGCGCGAAAAAGTGGAATCGGTTGAAGGTGTGACCAGCGCCGAAATTCACATCGTTTTTGATCCGCCCTGGGATAAGGATATGATGAGTGAAGAAGCAAAACTGGAGCTCGGTTTTCTTTGA
- a CDS encoding polyketide cyclase yields the protein MAKEINTSITINATPEKVWRILTDFGNYGIWNPFITTISGAAEVGQKLKVTLKPENGKGMTLKPKVLVFEPEKEFRWVGHLGIPGLFDGEHRFQLIDNGDGTTTFIHSEHFRGILIPFFSKMLDVDTKNGFIAMNEQLKIRAELKET from the coding sequence ATGGCAAAAGAAATCAACACATCGATCACTATTAACGCAACTCCCGAAAAAGTATGGCGTATCCTCACCGATTTCGGTAATTATGGAATCTGGAATCCGTTCATTACTACTATTTCGGGGGCGGCGGAAGTCGGACAGAAATTAAAAGTGACCCTGAAACCTGAGAACGGAAAAGGGATGACATTGAAACCGAAAGTCCTGGTTTTTGAACCTGAAAAAGAGTTTCGTTGGGTTGGCCATTTGGGAATTCCGGGATTGTTTGACGGTGAACACCGGTTCCAGCTTATCGACAATGGCGACGGTACCACGACTTTTATTCATAGCGAGCATTTCAGGGGAATTTTGATTCCTTTCTTTAGCAAAATGCTCGATGTTGATACCAAAAACGGTTTCATCGCGATGAATGAGCAATTGAAAATCCGGGCAGAATTAAAGGAGACTTGA
- a CDS encoding cyclic nucleotide-binding protein has translation MTELEHYISSYFGVAQSGDLDAISQFFHRQTIKKGEYFLETGKASNRLSFILSGMLRIYVQTEDKEVTQWISTKGYFVTDLAGFVFETPARWTIQALTDVELFTINRSDYVKLGQLIPKWHELEKLFITRCFIILEDRIFTHLSMTAEERYNFFFENNKELFNQVPLQYIASMLGMTPETFSRIRKKQLYG, from the coding sequence ATGACAGAACTCGAACACTATATCTCGTCCTACTTCGGAGTTGCTCAATCCGGCGATCTGGATGCAATTAGTCAGTTCTTTCATCGGCAGACTATCAAAAAAGGTGAGTATTTCCTGGAAACCGGAAAAGCGAGTAACCGGCTCAGTTTCATTCTATCGGGTATGCTGCGTATTTATGTGCAAACCGAAGATAAAGAAGTGACTCAATGGATTTCGACGAAAGGTTATTTTGTGACCGATCTGGCGGGATTCGTATTTGAAACACCCGCCCGTTGGACGATTCAAGCGTTGACTGATGTGGAATTGTTTACCATTAACCGGTCTGATTATGTGAAACTCGGCCAACTGATTCCGAAATGGCACGAACTCGAAAAACTCTTCATCACCCGTTGTTTTATCATTTTGGAAGATCGCATTTTCACTCATTTGTCGATGACCGCCGAAGAACGCTACAATTTCTTTTTCGAAAACAACAAGGAATTATTCAACCAAGTTCCGTTACAATACATCGCTTCCATGCTTGGAATGACGCCTGAAACGTTTAGCCGTATTCGTAAAAAACAGCTTTACGGATAG